Proteins from one Panicum virgatum strain AP13 chromosome 7K, P.virgatum_v5, whole genome shotgun sequence genomic window:
- the LOC120639876 gene encoding uncharacterized protein LOC120639876 encodes MDTYCKEIRKLESFYGLQFHHVLRDYNVAADLLSKLGSKRALVPAGVFVQALNSPIVKIKEELPTKPDLVPALGQEVLIAASDWRAPILDFIINNKSYSKDKEHE; translated from the coding sequence ATGGACACCTACTGCAAGGAGATACGGAAGCTCGAGTCCTTCTATGGCCTCCAATTCCACCACGTTCTTCGAGATTACAACGTGGCAGCTGATTTACTCTCTAAGCTGGGTTCCAAGCGGGCCCTTGTCCCTGCTGGAGTGTTTGTCCAGGCCCTCAACTCTCCCATAGTCAAGATCAAGGAGGAACTTCCAACAAAGCCAGATCTAGTGCCAGCACTAGGTCAGGAAGTGCTCATCGCCGCCTCTGATTGGCGAGCTCCAATCCTTGATTTCATCATCAATAACAAGTCCTACTCGAAGGACAAGGAGCACGAGTGA